One segment of Clavelina lepadiformis chromosome 2, kaClaLepa1.1, whole genome shotgun sequence DNA contains the following:
- the LOC143447353 gene encoding uncharacterized protein LOC143447353 → MSSHHHQNLSRQSRHAVVVVTGSTRNRNSRSTRNIRQTPHPLTRNKAVCRFLCAGLFIIPGICLLAVGAIQFDGSNVGSITFVVFGAIFINIAIIALIQTCTKFRNQHLTQNDNGVRARSSSNRNDDHESGHQVNVAYVNYPLPELADGSALPSYESVTKESAPPSYEEAIHDTDELSN, encoded by the exons ATGAGCAGCCATCATCACCAAAACTTATCCAGGCAGAGTCGTCATGCAGTCGTTGTTGTTACTGGGTCAACTAGAAACAGGAACAGCAGGTCCACTAGGAACATCAGGCAAACACCAC ACCCTCTGACAAGAAACAAAGCTGTTTGTCGTTTTCTCTGTGCCGGTTTATTCATTATTCCAGGGATATGTTTACTGGCTGTCGGTGCAATTCAGTTCGATGGAAGCAACGTCGGTTCTATCACTTTCGTCGTATTTGGCGCAATTTTTATCAACATCGCCATAATTGCCCTTATTCAAACTTGCACCAAATTTCGTAACCAGCACCTGACTCAGAATGACAATGGGGTCAGAGCGAGGTCAAGTTCGAACCGAAACGATGACCACGAGTCTGGACATCAAGTGAACGTCGCTTACGTAAACTACCCATTACCTGAGCTGGCAGATGGGAGCGCTTTACCCAGTTACGAATCAGTGACAAAGGAAAGTGCTCCACCGTCGTATGAAGAAGCTATTCATGACACTGACGAACTATCGAATTGA
- the LOC143447354 gene encoding uncharacterized protein LOC143447354, whose amino-acid sequence MSSHGNQGSAGQSHNVIILVSGSTGNSRETRYALTRKKAVCRFLCAGLFIIPGICLLTIGATQLDENNIDSITFVVFGAALIIVALISLIQSCIEFRNQHLTQDVDRATVRRTRSNGNWNGDHRSRQVNVAYINYPLPEMADGSALPSYESVTKGSAPPSYEEATHDTDEPS is encoded by the exons ATGAGCAGTCACGGCAACCAGGGTTCCGCCGGACAGAGTCACAATGTCATAATTTTAGTGAGTGGATCTACCGGTAATAGCAGAGAAACCCGTT ACGCACTGACAAGAAAGAAAGCCGTCTGTCGTTTCCTCTGTGCTGGTTTATTCATTATTCCGGGCATTTGCTTGCTGACAATCGGTGCAACTCAGTTGGATGAAAACAATATCGATTCTATCACTTTCGTTGTGTTTGGCGCAGCGCTTATCATTGTAGCGTTGATCTCCCTTATTCAATCCTGCATCGAATTTCGCAACCAacatttaacacaagatgTCGATAGAGCAACAGTACGACGAACAAGGTCAAATGGAAATTGGAACGGTGACCACCGGTCTAGACAGGTGAACGTCGCTTACATAAACTACCCATTACCTGAGATGGCAGATGGGAGCGCTTTACCCAGTTACGAATCAGTGACAAAGGGAAGTGCTCCACCGTCGTATGAAGAAGCTACTCATGACACTGACGAACCATCGTGA
- the LOC143445347 gene encoding uncharacterized protein LOC143445347 isoform X2, translating to MYFDEESCASSLDSSSVASSCSRKSCLIWWSLFVFSAMLASGFIMCAFGGGFSEYYYTTIGMILLVASVLPLLTACVPLLLRCMKHRLIPRSTPAQTFVLTDINRTEPVYSRHVLPVAEYYDSRYYSRSTQQNSAQSTRFPVESTPTNLWQNCSFQENCTPPTYQEVMAAETSQK from the exons ATGTATTTCGACGAGGAAAGCTGCGCATCATCCTTGGACAGTTCATCAGTCGCTTCAA GCTGTTCAAGGAAGTCGTGCCTAATTTGGTGGTCGTTATTTGTCTTCAGCGCAATGTTGGCGTCAGGATTTATTATGTGTGCATTTGGCGGCGGATTCTCAGAATACTATTATACAACAATAGGAATGATTCTCTTGGTTGCATCTGTCTTGCCTCTTTTGACAGCTTGTGTGCCATTATTGTTGCGGTGTATGAAGCACAGGCTGATCCCGAGAAGTACACCTGCACAGACGTTTGTCCTTACTGACATAAACCGAACAGAGCCGGTTTATTCCCGTCATGTGTTGCCAGTCGCCGAGTATTATGATTCCCGGTATTACTCAAGAAGTACACAACAGAATAGTGCCCAGTCCACAAGATTTCCCGTGGAATCGACGCCAACTAACTTGTGGCAAAACTGCTCGTTTCAAGAGAACTGCACCCCGCCCACCTACCAGGAAGTAATGGCAGCTGAAACCTCGCAGAAGTGA
- the LOC143445698 gene encoding uncharacterized protein LOC143445698, with product MSFLLGCCGGRKKKKRGKKQKDGAQMPLYPDKDEQVNIRPVPEESSIDKELLDDDLSNENVPLVEETTKSKTALRDENSAGAINASHPSLNGVNGGIMNLGKEVEKGSSRRSSSSSSSNSDDYEKNDVSEMEKDVGDGRKQPALVDRADIPIIDEYEEVRFTESTSVPLNEEQSQAFTEKVVTDVTDAKVEAQNEKDETQESPVSDGSPSGEPSTNESSQPDEDLSRPISGGPSQASGDVEEPLVTVNDVKREERALSTSSESSSSSSQESSDTTKFVETVSSVDDKIVIIGSDEGYLHMQREDNLVLEQTVDVKTEEAIVIATESTKVTLKKTEYAAAASSQEKVVTEASLEVVSADYSSSSDSSRELETKKSSKDEDFGDIKADPSGSSDSSSSEEEISETPVITTKPPEIYEEETATSTDRQLDRPVSDSSSTSDKDRDGSSTADALAATTKEARSKDEIPDNLGQPILEVNIEVQNEVHDDKDSSKENIESSSSSSSSSESDSDEENEVSSSDIRKEAVSAVEISLSQSVDVEKPELHDIEHQTNLEAAADSATSNSKPLGSDEDVSRIEKMTTTTSDEDVSDGNKNVSQKNSTPVIPEPAEDVKSASSVDSSSADSNSQIVTESLHPATTPTSAKANNVDANQEKEPSSGSSSDAEGSAKKVESASSVDSSFADSDSETVMETMTPTAPASTEKNTKDASQEKESSSENSSDSEESSASSREEDKPVPETKQDADQEQSTSSSSSENEKEENSEEKPSQVEKGESAPSIDTVEISEAPKKKREEIVFKSGWRKMVRLLDLIQAKLVNEGTVKKLEDGSVNEEEVADDLSQYLCGKEPIAGILMMETGEKMSLNDASKNRTIRRGTAVSLLEAQAATGSIINPYNGAKMDVDEAVKEDLVDRFVSSALSRAEKAVSGYTSRLSDKPLSLFEAMKRNLIVQSHGIRLLEAQIATGGIIDPLANHRVPVDVAFERGLFDERLNKILEDSSDDTKGFFDPNTNENLTYLRLMERCIVDKETSLLLLPIYKKRQKKDYWKSHVTLP from the exons ATGAGTTTTCTGTTAGGTTGCTGTGGTGGACGCAAGAAGAAAAAGCGGGGCAAAAAACAGAAAG ATGGTGCTCAAATGCCACTGTATCCCGACAAGGACGAACAAGTTAACATCAG GCCTGTCCCAGAGGAGTCTTCGATTGACAAAGAACTTTTGGACGATGATTTAAGTAATGAAAATGTTCCCTTAGTTGAGGAGACCACGAAGTCGAAGACAGCTTTAAGGGATGAAAACTCAGCAGGAGCAATAAACGCCAGTCATCCTTCGTTAAACGGAGTAAACGGAGGAATCATGAATTTGGGTAAAGAGGTTGAGAAAGGATCATCCCGTAGATCGTCGTCAAGCAGCAGCTCGAACAGTGACGACTATGAGAAAAATGACGTGTCCGAGATGGAGAAGGATGTCGGAGATGGACGAAAACAACCTGCACTTGTCGATCGTGCTGATATACCAATTATCGACGAATACGAAGAAGTTAGGTTCACAGAGAGCACTTCGGTTCCCTTAAACGAAGAACAGAGTCAGGCTTTTACTGAAAAAGTAGTTACAGATGTAACAGATGCTAAAGTCGAAGCACAAAATGAAAAGGATGAGACGCAAGAGTCTCCCGTAAGCGACGGTAGTCCAAGCGGAGAACCATCTACCAACGAAAGTAGCCAACCTGATGAAGATCTCAGTCGACCCATTTCTGGTGGACCTTCGCAAGCAAGTGGTGATGTGGAAGAACCACTGGTTACGGTAAACGACGTCAAAAGAGAAGAAAGAGCATTGTCGACTAGCAGTGAAAGCAGCAGTTCTTCTTCCCAAGAATCGAGCGATACGACTAAGTTTGTCGAGACAGTGTCGAGCGTGGATGACAAGATCGTTATCATTGGCAGCGATGAAGGGTATTTGCATATGCAGAGAGAAGACAACCTTGTACTCGAGCAAACTGTTGACGTAAAGACAGAGGAGGCGATCGTCATTGCAACTGAATCTACCAAAGTTACTCTTAAGAAGACAGAATATGCCGCTGCAGCTTCTTCTCAAGAAAAGGTCGTTACAGAAGCGAGTCTTGAGGTTGTTTCTGCTGATTACTCTTCATCATCAGATAGCAGTCGGGAACTGGAGACCAAGAAATCATCCAAAGATGAAGATTTTGGTGATATTAAAGCAGATCCTTCAGGATCTAGTGATAGTTCCTCATCGGAAGAAGAAATTTCAGAAACTCCCGTTATCACAACAAAGCCACCTGAAATATACGAGGAAGAAACTGCAACGTCTACTGATCGTCAATTAGATCGCCCAGTGTCAGATAGCTCCTCAACATCAGACAAAGATAGAGATGGATCCTCAACAGCAGATGCTCTTGCGGCTACCACAAAAGAAGCTAGATCTAAAGATGAAATCCCAGATAACTTAGGTCAGCCAATTCTTGAAGTCAATATAGAGGTACAAAATGAAGTTCACGATGACAAGGATAGCTCCAAGGAAAATATCgaatcatcatcatcttcatcGTCGTCTTCCGAAAGCGACTCTGATGAAGAAAATGAAGTTTCATCTTCCGACATCCGAAAAGAGGCGGTTTCGGCCGTAGAAATTTCTCTATCTCAGTCCGTTGATGTTGAAAAACCAGAACTTCATGACATTGAGCATCAAACAAACCTGGAGGCTGCGGCAGATAGCGCAACAAGTAACAGCAAACCATTGGGTTCAGATGAAGACGTTAGCCGTATTGAGAAGATGACGACGACCACTTCGGATGAAGATGTAAGCGATGGAAATAAGAATGTGTCCCAGAAGAATTCAACTCCAGTTATACCAGAGCCTGCAGAAGATGTGAAATCTGCTTCTAGCGTTGACAGCAGTTCTGCCGATTCTAACTCGCAAATAGTAACAGAAAGCTTGCATCCTGCTACGACACCAACCTCCGCAAAAGCGAACAACGTGGACGCAAATCAAGAGAAGGAGCCGTCGAGCGGAAGTAGCTCCGATGCCGAAGGGTCAGCAAAGAAAGTGGAATCTGCTTCCAGCGTTGACAGCAGTTTTGCCGATTCTGACTCTGAAACAGTAATGGAAACCATGACTCCTACGGCACCAGCGTCCACAGAAAAGAACACGAAGGATGCAAGTCAAGAAAAGGAGTCGTCAAGCGAAAACAGTTCCGATAGCGAAGAGTCTAGTGCAAGTTCCCGGGAGGAAGACAAACCGGTTCCTGAGACCAAGCAAGATGCCGACCAAGAGCAATCTACATCATCAAGTTCTTCAGAAAATGAGAAGGAGGAAAATAGTGAGGAAAAACCTAGCCAAGTTGAAAAAGGCGAATCGGCACCATCAATCGATACCGTAGAGATCTCAGAAGCTCCAAAGAAAAAACGTGAGGAAATTGTCTTTAAGTCTGGCTGGAGAAAGATGGTAAGACTTTTAGATCTGATACAAGCAAAGCTGGTAAACGAGGGTACCGTTAAAAAGCTGGAAGACGGCTCAGTTAACGAGGAAGAAGTTGCAGACGACCTGAGTCAGTACCTCTGTGGAAAAGAACCTATCGCCGGCATACTTATGATGGAAACTGGGGAGAAAATGTCTCTGAACGACGCTAGCAAGAACCGTACGATTCGGCGAGGGACAGCAGTAAGCTTGCTAGAAGCACAGGCAGCCACCGGTAGCATCATCAACCCTTACAATGGCGCAAAGATGGATGTGGATGAAGCCGTGAAAGAAGACCTTGTTGACCGTTTTGTTTCATCCGCACTGTCTAGAGCGGAAAAGGCGGTTTCGGGATACACATCGCGACTTTCTGACAAGCCTCTGTCTTTGTTCGAAGCAATGAAGCGTAATCTGATAGTGCAAAGTCACGGAATTCGTCTCCTAGAAGCTCAGATCGCCACAGGAGGCATCATTGATCCTCTAGCTAATCACCGGGTCCCCGTAGACGTCGCGTTCGAGCGCGGTTTATTCGATGAACGCCTGAACAAGATCTTAGAAGACTCGTCGGATGATACAAAGGGATTTTTTGATCCAAATACCAACGAGAATCTGACTTACCTGCGGCTAATGGAGCGTTGTATCGTGGATAAGGAGACGTCCTTGCTGCTTTTACCAATTTACAAAAAGCGGCAGAAAAAGGATTATTGGAAAAGCCATGTAACGTTGCCGTAA
- the LOC143445347 gene encoding uncharacterized protein LOC143445347 isoform X1: protein MYFDEESCASSLDSSSVASSENPRRLAGCSRKSCLIWWSLFVFSAMLASGFIMCAFGGGFSEYYYTTIGMILLVASVLPLLTACVPLLLRCMKHRLIPRSTPAQTFVLTDINRTEPVYSRHVLPVAEYYDSRYYSRSTQQNSAQSTRFPVESTPTNLWQNCSFQENCTPPTYQEVMAAETSQK from the exons ATGTATTTCGACGAGGAAAGCTGCGCATCATCCTTGGACAGTTCATCAGTCGCTTCAAGTGAAAACCCTAGACGATTGGCTG GCTGTTCAAGGAAGTCGTGCCTAATTTGGTGGTCGTTATTTGTCTTCAGCGCAATGTTGGCGTCAGGATTTATTATGTGTGCATTTGGCGGCGGATTCTCAGAATACTATTATACAACAATAGGAATGATTCTCTTGGTTGCATCTGTCTTGCCTCTTTTGACAGCTTGTGTGCCATTATTGTTGCGGTGTATGAAGCACAGGCTGATCCCGAGAAGTACACCTGCACAGACGTTTGTCCTTACTGACATAAACCGAACAGAGCCGGTTTATTCCCGTCATGTGTTGCCAGTCGCCGAGTATTATGATTCCCGGTATTACTCAAGAAGTACACAACAGAATAGTGCCCAGTCCACAAGATTTCCCGTGGAATCGACGCCAACTAACTTGTGGCAAAACTGCTCGTTTCAAGAGAACTGCACCCCGCCCACCTACCAGGAAGTAATGGCAGCTGAAACCTCGCAGAAGTGA
- the LOC143447389 gene encoding uncharacterized protein LOC143447389 isoform X1, whose translation MSGQNSNTTIAIRNNEATSTFPGSTDNNGRQMPRNTASRIAITRIFGACFFMIPSICLITFGAMQLDEDEFEAKAFIVFGAVLFFIAAFALVQYCVHFHKQSLIQQSNSRRATSRSNENGNCQPGQINVAYINYPLPELAEESALPSYEAVTKESAPPSYEEAIHDTDEPS comes from the exons ATGAGTGGTCAGAACAGCAACACAACTATTGCCATACGTAACAACGAAGCGACGAGCACTTTTCCAGGATCCACTGATAATAACGGTCGCCAAATGCCAC GAAACACTGCAAGCAGAATAGCAATTACTCGAATCTTTGGCGCATGTTTCTTCATGATTCCATCGATATGTCTGATAACGTTTGGTGCCATGCAATTAGATGAAGACGAATTCGAAgccaaagcttttattgtgtTCGgtgcagttttattttttatcgcCGCTTTCGCCCTTGTGCAGTACTGTGTTCACTTTCACAAACAGAGCTTAATCCAGCAAAGCAACAGCCGCAGAGCGACGTCACGTTCAAATGAAAACGGTAACTGCCAACCTGGGCAAATAAACGTCGCTTACATAAACTACCCATTACCTGAGCTGGCTGAAGAGAGCGCTTTACCCAGTTACGAAGCAGTGACAAAGGAAAGTGCTCCACCGTCGTATGAAGAAGCTATTCATGACACTGATGAACCATCGTGA
- the LOC143447042 gene encoding toll-like receptor 7, with amino-acid sequence MSFEDELLLTKIFRIFPAARKISLRKCGISNPRILLRNSQVTSIDLSENKLPELPMETLWVMRDLLALSIYSNKISQLDRRMFDSVPRLTYLDLSNNEISYICRDFFAANASNLRTLFLRNNYISQITSDIFPMNFLEHIEFLDIRLNSISCSCELTTIFGKWLTKAPYTIVQRVGILPKCTPLIDSNYGGCVKCFSSGLFADQSLLSYSANITCQSDFYFNICVSFSSFIIAFIVAGLVFTSKRWKLWLASYATKAIMFSEKSYDDDDNDDDDDSFAFHACVVYDKENRKVGDWVDQHMIPNLTNCPPFFKMTVNGRDDQCGSLRVNQLLMQIQSNRKTIAILTGDYCKSNVGRYVLSVLEYLKYSKGRDKAVLITFERDVLVGDMIRRRLHDHDWSLSQVPEDEDTWPMFWDGMRLALTI; translated from the coding sequence ATGTCGTTTGAAGACGAATTACTGCTCACAAAAATTTTCCGGATTTTTCCTGCCGCTCGGAAGATTTCCTTGCGAAAATGCGGAATCTCAAACCCAAGGATTTTACTAAGAAATTCGCAAGTAACCAGCATTGACCTGAGCGAAAATAAGTTGCCAGAGTTGCCCATGGAAACCCTGTGGGTAATGCGCGATTTGCTTGCCCTGTCCATATATTCGAACAAAATAAGTCAGCTGGACCGCCGTATGTTCGACTCAGTGCCACGCCTGACCTATCTCGACCTTTCGAACAACGAGATCAGTTACATTTGCCGAGATTTTTTCGCGGCAAACGCCAGCAATCTCAGAACTCTCTTTTTGAGAAACAACTACATATCTCAGATAACTAGCGACATATTTCCTATGAATTTTTTGGAGCACATCGAATTTCTTGATATCAGGTTGAACTCGATCTCATGCAGTTGCGAACTGACCACAATTTTTGGTAAATGGCTTACGAAAGCGCCCTATACAATCGTACAACGTGTAGGGATCCTTCCTAAATGTACACCGTTAATCGACAGCAATTATGGTGGCTGCGTGAAGTGCTTTTCTTCAGGTTTATTTGCTGATCAGTCACTACTCAGTTATTCTGCCAACATCACCTGCCAAAGCgacttttattttaatatttgcgTCAGTTTTTCGTCTTTTATCATCGCCTTTATTGTAGCGGGACTAGTCTTCACAAGCAAGCGTTGGAAACTGTGGTTAGCCAGTTACGCCACGAAAGCAATCatgttttctgaaaaaagtTATGACGACGACGACAACGACGACGACGACGATAGTTTTGCCTTCCACGCCTGTGTGGTTTATGACAAGGAAAATAGGAAAGTAGGAGATTGGGTAGACCAACACATGATTCCAAATCTAACGAACTGTCCACCGTTTTTTAAGATGACCGTTAATGGCCGAGACGACCAATGTGGCAGTCTTCGTGTCAATCAGCTTTTAATGCAAATTCAGTCCAACCGAAAAACAATTGCTATCCTTACCGGCGACTACTGCAAATCAAACGTCGGACGTTACGTGTTGTCGGTCTTAGAATACCTGAAGTACAGCAAAGGACGCGACAAAGCCGTCCTTATAACTTTCGAGCGTGATGTCCTGGTTGGTGACATGATACGAAGGCGACTGCATGACCACGATTGGAGTTTGTCGCAAGTTCCAGAGGATGAAGATACATGGCCGATGTTTTGGGACGGGATGCGTCTGGCTCTAACTATTTGA